AAGAAGGGGAATTCAGAAGGCGGTAGACAAAGCTGTAGATGAAATTAAAAAATTGAGTATAGATATTAAAGATAAAGAATCCATCGCCAATGTTGCTTCAATTTCTGCTGCTGAACGTGAAATTGGTAATATTATTGCAGATGCTATGGAAAAAGTTGGAAAAGATGGCGTTATTACAGTTGAAGAATCTAAAACTATGGGAACTACTTTAGATGTTGTAGAAGGAATGCAGTTTGATAAGGGTTATATTTCACCTTATATGGTTACTGATGCCGAAAGAATGGAAGCAGCGCTGGAAGATCCCCTAATATTAATAACTGATGCTAAAATTAGCAATATGAAAGGCCTGCTACCAATATTGGAAAAGGTTGCCCAGATGGGCAAACCTTTATTCATAATAGCTGAAGATATTGAGGGAGAAGCTTTGGCAACATTGGTAGTGAATAAAATTAGAGGTACTTTAAATTGTGTAGCAGTCAAAGCACCCGGTTTTGGAGACAGAAGAAAAGAAATGTTAACTGATATAGCAATTGTAACCGGTGGACAAGTTATTTCAGAAGAAGTTGGATTAAAATTGGAGAATGCCGATATTTCCATGCTGGGGACCGCTCATCAAGTTAAAGTGAATAAGGAAGAGACGATTATCGTTGGTGGCAAAGGTGATGTAAAGGAAATTAAAAAAAGAGAGGCGCAAATTAGGACTCAGATTGAAGAAACAACATCAGACTATGATAAAGAAAAATTACAGGAAAGACTCGGTAAACTGGTTGGTGGTGTTGCTGTAATCAATGTAGGAGCTGCTACCGAAACTGAGTTAAAAGAGAAAAAACATAGAGTTGAAGATGCCCTTTCTGCAACTAAAGCAGCCGTAGAAGAGGGAATTGTAGCTGGTGGAGGAACAGTTCTGCTTAACATTATTCCAGCTTTAGAAAATTATAAATTGGAAGGTGAAGAGCAGATTGGTGTTAATATTATTCTAAAAGCATTGGAAGAACCTACTAGACAAATTGCTCAAAATGCTGGATTTGAGGGATCAATAATTGTAGAACAATTAAAACATAAAGAAAAAGGAATTGGTTTTGATGCTGCAGAGGGAGAATTTGTTGATATGGTAAAAAGAGGTATAGTAGATCCCACTAAGGTTACTCGTTCTGCCTTACAGAATGCTGCTAGTATTGCTGGAATGGTACTTACCACCGAGTGTTTGATTGCAGATAAACCTGAAGAAAAGAAAGAACAACCCATGCCTGGTGGAGGAATGCCAGGTGGTGGAGGAATGGGAATGTACTAACTAAGTAAAGAATAAAAATTATTTAATATTTAAATAATTAATACTAATTAATTACAAAAGAATCGCTCTTTTCTAAAAAAAGAGCGATTCTTTTATTTTATAAATAAAGAGTATTAAAATTTTATTTAGAAAGCATCTAATATAATTCTTCTATAGGGTAATATTGGT
This genomic interval from Atribacterota bacterium contains the following:
- the groL gene encoding chaperonin GroEL (60 kDa chaperone family; promotes refolding of misfolded polypeptides especially under stressful conditions; forms two stacked rings of heptamers to form a barrel-shaped 14mer; ends can be capped by GroES; misfolded proteins enter the barrel where they are refolded when GroES binds) yields the protein MAKQFLFEESARNALKRGADKLADSVKITLGPKGRNVVLEKKYGSPTITNDGVTIAKEIEVEDPFENMGAQFVKEVATKTNDIAGDGTTTATVLAQKILHEGLRNVAAGANPMMLRRGIQKAVDKAVDEIKKLSIDIKDKESIANVASISAAEREIGNIIADAMEKVGKDGVITVEESKTMGTTLDVVEGMQFDKGYISPYMVTDAERMEAALEDPLILITDAKISNMKGLLPILEKVAQMGKPLFIIAEDIEGEALATLVVNKIRGTLNCVAVKAPGFGDRRKEMLTDIAIVTGGQVISEEVGLKLENADISMLGTAHQVKVNKEETIIVGGKGDVKEIKKREAQIRTQIEETTSDYDKEKLQERLGKLVGGVAVINVGAATETELKEKKHRVEDALSATKAAVEEGIVAGGGTVLLNIIPALENYKLEGEEQIGVNIILKALEEPTRQIAQNAGFEGSIIVEQLKHKEKGIGFDAAEGEFVDMVKRGIVDPTKVTRSALQNAASIAGMVLTTECLIADKPEEKKEQPMPGGGMPGGGGMGMY